From one Rhineura floridana isolate rRhiFlo1 chromosome 4, rRhiFlo1.hap2, whole genome shotgun sequence genomic stretch:
- the LOC133382934 gene encoding uncharacterized protein LOC133382934, translating into MTIKKIMDVQEGTLSLDMFQKIMNGINSIKQELRNNSQAWRIEFNEMRQELIEIQDSMGKENKDGSGKPKKDEREIKGMVQIMEIGLNMDMEKDLDFLAVRDSGDKYGLELSAVTEGIEEIGDKDIISSKKFLDWKDLMELEMEKANRINPCFVSMEKSSRDALVYHLKKRNRDAVLQQYFSDMFGTDGKKISVKKEIPIRLLLYDYDSKIIGRVKMEDGTNMDNGRRAI; encoded by the coding sequence atgacaattaagaagatcatggatgtacaagaagggactttatctttagacatgtttcagaaaataatgaatgggattaactcaataaaacaagaactgagaaataatagtcaagcgtggagaattgaatttaacgaaatgagacaggagctgatagaaattcaggattctatgggaaaggagaataaagatggatctggaaaaccaaaaaaggatgaaagagaaattaaaggcatggttcaaattatggagattggattaaatatggatatggaaaaagatttggatttcctggctgtgagggattctggagacaaatatggtttggaactcagcgctgtcactgaaggaattgaagagattggagataaagatattatcagttcaaaaaaattcctggactggaaggatttgatggaacttgaaatggagaaagctaacagaattaatccctgttttgtgtcaatggaaaaatcttcaagagatgcgcTAGTGTATcatttaaaaaagaggaacagagatgcggttttgcaacaatacttcagtgatatgttcggaactgatggcaagaaaatatctgtgaaaaaggaaattcctatcagactcttattatatgactatgacagcaagattattgggcgcgtaaagatggaagatggaaccaatatggataatggaagaagagcgatttga